One genomic region from Streptomyces sp. NBC_00582 encodes:
- a CDS encoding LuxR C-terminal-related transcriptional regulator → MAGLEEDGAEPKVPGDDPRDERAAASVADPQGDPYLRTRFAVPARPATFLRRKRLLLHLDQALTTPLTMVNGSAGAGKTLLVADWAADRKPAVAWFTTEAADQGPGMFWAYLLQALRAAGVPPPAGVGSPADASRVTHTLLARLAADLSARERPVTLVLDEYDQVRDPDIAQQLEFVLHHAGGGLRLILVTRTEPLLPLHRYRAAGELTEIRGAELAFTPQETAELLALHGLRLPLPAAGALVERTRGWAAGLRLCALAAQESPDPQTYLKEFEADRSTVADFLLAEVLKRQSPEVQDLLLRVSVLERLCPELANALTERADSEPILAGLHRENAFVEDLGHAWYRLHPLFGEILRAHLRVRAPGLEPELHRRAAHWFGRSGLLPETLGHGAAAGDWEFTAGALVDDLAIGQLFTGLRSDDLVELFSRMGPEAGSPATELVRAARDLSRCDLDHGLAHLRLAERGFAENTAPDEGADTAPDEAAARLSCALLEASAARLTGSPERAEAAAAEAERVRGRVPAHLLDKHPELTALLLTHLGSTRLWAGRFEEARAALAPAADCPGGASTALLREDALGRLALIDCLDGWAGRAERQARAAMAETERFGLPRSAGSGIGLLVLAAVAVDRDELDEAQALLDAAAESHPALRDPVREAGRALATARLHLARGDTRGALEAVEPAVTAEVVSPWAAGQSALVASAAHLAEGRPETAVRLLRAVPEDQVACAVEEARARLAAGEPGAAVELLDRTRPEDRCGPAVTVRATLVRARAAERTGDPAAARRLVARALREARRDRLRRPFLETGPWLTPLLSADPLRELAGGWLTPGAPPPPADTGPPVVVEDLSGRERDVLRRLAQMMSTEEIAADLYVSVNTVKTHLKSAYRKLGVNRRHDAVRRARERGLL, encoded by the coding sequence ATGGCTGGACTCGAGGAAGACGGTGCCGAGCCGAAGGTTCCGGGGGACGATCCCCGGGACGAGAGGGCGGCGGCATCGGTGGCCGATCCCCAAGGGGATCCGTATCTGCGGACGCGGTTCGCGGTACCCGCTCGACCGGCGACCTTTCTGCGCCGGAAGCGGCTGCTGCTCCATCTCGACCAGGCTCTCACCACCCCGCTGACCATGGTGAACGGCTCCGCCGGTGCCGGGAAGACCCTGCTCGTCGCCGACTGGGCGGCCGACCGGAAGCCGGCCGTCGCCTGGTTCACCACCGAGGCCGCCGACCAGGGCCCCGGCATGTTCTGGGCGTACCTGCTCCAGGCGCTGCGGGCCGCCGGGGTGCCGCCACCCGCCGGAGTCGGCAGTCCGGCGGACGCGAGCCGGGTCACCCACACCCTGCTGGCGCGGCTCGCCGCCGACCTCAGCGCGCGGGAACGGCCCGTCACCCTCGTCCTCGACGAGTACGACCAGGTCCGCGACCCCGACATCGCCCAGCAACTGGAGTTCGTGCTGCACCACGCGGGCGGCGGACTGCGGCTGATCCTCGTCACCCGCACGGAACCCCTGCTGCCGCTGCACCGCTACCGTGCCGCGGGTGAGCTGACGGAGATCCGCGGCGCGGAGCTGGCCTTCACCCCGCAGGAGACGGCCGAGCTGCTCGCGCTGCACGGGCTGCGCCTGCCCCTGCCCGCGGCGGGCGCGCTCGTGGAACGCACCCGGGGCTGGGCCGCCGGCCTGCGCCTGTGCGCCCTCGCCGCGCAGGAGAGCCCGGATCCGCAGACGTATCTGAAGGAGTTCGAGGCCGACCGCAGCACCGTCGCCGACTTCCTGCTGGCCGAGGTCCTCAAACGGCAGAGCCCCGAGGTACAGGACCTCCTGCTGCGGGTCAGCGTCCTCGAACGGCTCTGTCCCGAGCTGGCCAACGCGCTGACCGAACGCGCCGACTCCGAGCCGATCCTGGCCGGACTGCACCGGGAGAACGCCTTCGTCGAGGACCTCGGGCACGCCTGGTACCGCCTCCACCCGCTGTTCGGGGAGATCCTGCGCGCCCATCTGCGGGTGCGGGCCCCCGGCCTGGAGCCGGAGCTGCACCGGCGGGCCGCCCACTGGTTCGGACGGTCGGGACTGCTCCCGGAGACGCTGGGGCACGGGGCCGCCGCGGGCGACTGGGAGTTCACCGCGGGCGCGCTGGTCGACGACCTCGCCATCGGTCAGCTCTTCACGGGCCTGCGCTCCGACGATCTCGTCGAGCTGTTCTCCCGGATGGGGCCCGAGGCCGGCAGCCCGGCGACGGAACTCGTCCGGGCGGCCCGTGATCTGTCCCGGTGCGACCTGGACCACGGCCTGGCCCATCTACGGCTCGCCGAGCGGGGGTTCGCGGAGAACACCGCGCCGGACGAGGGTGCGGACACGGCTCCGGACGAGGCCGCCGCCCGGCTCAGCTGTGCCCTGCTGGAGGCCTCCGCCGCCCGGCTGACCGGTTCGCCCGAGCGGGCGGAGGCGGCCGCGGCGGAGGCCGAGAGGGTACGCGGACGGGTCCCCGCCCACCTGCTGGACAAGCACCCCGAACTCACCGCCCTGCTGCTGACCCACCTGGGCTCCACCCGGCTGTGGGCCGGACGGTTCGAGGAGGCACGGGCCGCCCTCGCGCCCGCCGCCGACTGCCCCGGCGGAGCCTCGACGGCGCTGCTGCGCGAGGACGCCCTCGGCCGGCTGGCCCTCATCGACTGCCTCGACGGCTGGGCCGGGCGGGCGGAGCGCCAGGCCCGCGCGGCGATGGCCGAGACGGAACGGTTCGGACTGCCCCGGTCGGCCGGCTCCGGCATCGGGCTGCTCGTCCTGGCCGCCGTGGCCGTCGACCGCGACGAGCTCGACGAGGCCCAGGCCCTCCTCGACGCGGCGGCCGAATCGCACCCCGCGCTGCGCGACCCGGTGCGGGAGGCGGGCCGCGCCCTCGCCACCGCACGGCTGCACCTGGCCCGCGGCGACACCCGGGGCGCGCTCGAAGCGGTGGAGCCCGCCGTCACCGCCGAGGTGGTCTCCCCCTGGGCGGCGGGGCAGTCGGCGCTGGTCGCCTCCGCCGCGCACCTCGCGGAGGGACGGCCCGAGACCGCCGTACGCCTGTTGCGCGCGGTGCCCGAGGACCAGGTGGCCTGCGCCGTGGAGGAGGCGCGGGCCCGGCTGGCGGCGGGTGAGCCGGGTGCGGCGGTCGAGCTGCTCGACCGGACGCGCCCCGAGGACCGCTGCGGCCCCGCCGTGACCGTGCGGGCCACGCTGGTGCGGGCCCGGGCCGCCGAGCGGACCGGCGACCCCGCCGCCGCGCGCCGGCTCGTCGCCCGGGCCCTGCGCGAGGCCCGGCGCGACCGACTGCGCCGGCCCTTCCTCGAGACCGGTCCCTGGCTCACGCCCTTGCTGAGCGCCGACCCCCTGCGGGAGCTGGCCGGCGGCTGGCTCACCCCCGGCGCGCCCCCGCCTCCCGCCGACACCGGGCCCCCGGTGGTCGTGGAGGACCTGAGCGGACGCGAGCGCGATGTGCTGCGACGCCTGGCGCAGATGATGTCCACCGAGGAGATCGCCGCCGATCTGTACGTGTCGGTGAACACGGTCAAGACCCACCTCAAGAGCGCCTACCGCAAGCTGGGCGTCAACCGCCGCCATGACGCGGTGCGCCGGGCACGGGAACGGGGACTGCTCTGA
- a CDS encoding MFS transporter translates to MARWHALMVLGTAQFLMVLDTSVMNVSISRLVEDFDTEVTTIQAVITLYALVMAAFMIVGGRLGDIFGRRRLFLLGLVVYGVGSALTAAAPTVGVLAVGWSVIEGLGAAMVLPAMAALVAASYRGRDRAVAYGVIGGLAGAGIAVGPLLGGWVTTYLTWRLVFAGEVVVVLVILAFRRVITEVPRPGPRPRLDGVGATLSAAGLALGVLGVLQSGTWGWVQPRNPPFTVLGFAPTLFVIGLGVAVLAAFARWERHREGRHADPLVDLDLLHRPALRSGLLCLLGQNLILLGLFFAIPLYLQVVQGFDAFETGLRLVPVSVTMLLASTLAARLGRVVGARPVVRLALLTLAAAIVWLLATIDPVIDDVQFGCAMGLLGIGMGLLASQLGNVVQSSAGEEERSEVGGLQFTAQNLGSALGTALIGSLLVGALAHAFTTEVESNPHLSEQTRQKTSVALEAGIGFVSTDQVRTAAEQAGLPPAEVDALTDSYADAQLDGLKAGILAAGGITLASLLVTSHLPGRPSRRPEPSRVDAT, encoded by the coding sequence GTGGCGCGCTGGCACGCTCTGATGGTCCTGGGGACCGCCCAGTTCCTGATGGTGCTCGACACCTCCGTCATGAACGTCTCGATCAGCCGGCTGGTCGAGGACTTCGACACCGAGGTGACCACCATCCAGGCCGTGATCACCCTGTACGCGCTGGTCATGGCGGCCTTCATGATCGTGGGAGGCCGGCTCGGAGACATCTTCGGACGGCGCCGGCTGTTCCTCCTCGGGCTCGTCGTCTACGGCGTCGGCTCCGCCCTGACCGCCGCCGCGCCGACCGTGGGGGTGCTGGCCGTGGGCTGGTCGGTCATCGAGGGGCTCGGTGCCGCGATGGTGTTGCCGGCGATGGCCGCCCTCGTGGCCGCGTCCTACCGGGGGCGGGACCGGGCCGTCGCCTACGGCGTCATCGGCGGGCTCGCCGGTGCGGGCATCGCCGTCGGCCCGCTGCTGGGCGGCTGGGTCACGACGTATCTCACCTGGCGGCTGGTCTTCGCCGGGGAGGTCGTGGTCGTGCTGGTGATCCTCGCCTTCCGCCGTGTGATCACCGAGGTTCCGCGGCCCGGCCCCCGGCCGCGCCTGGACGGGGTCGGCGCCACGCTCTCGGCGGCGGGCCTGGCCCTGGGCGTGCTCGGTGTGCTCCAGAGCGGCACCTGGGGCTGGGTGCAGCCGCGCAACCCGCCCTTCACCGTCCTGGGTTTCGCACCGACCCTGTTCGTGATCGGTCTCGGGGTCGCCGTGCTCGCCGCCTTCGCGCGCTGGGAACGGCACCGGGAGGGGCGGCACGCCGACCCCCTGGTGGACCTGGACCTGCTGCACAGACCCGCCCTGCGCTCGGGCCTGCTCTGTCTGCTCGGCCAGAACCTCATCCTGCTCGGACTGTTCTTCGCCATCCCGCTCTACCTGCAGGTCGTCCAGGGTTTCGACGCCTTCGAGACCGGACTGCGCCTGGTGCCCGTGTCCGTGACCATGCTGCTGGCGTCCACGCTCGCCGCACGCCTCGGACGGGTGGTCGGCGCCCGTCCGGTGGTGCGGCTGGCCCTGCTGACCCTGGCCGCCGCCATCGTGTGGCTGCTGGCCACCATCGACCCGGTGATCGACGACGTGCAGTTCGGCTGTGCCATGGGGCTGCTCGGCATCGGGATGGGCCTGCTCGCCTCGCAGCTCGGCAACGTCGTCCAGTCCAGTGCGGGCGAGGAGGAGCGCAGCGAGGTCGGCGGGCTGCAGTTCACCGCCCAGAACCTGGGCTCCGCGCTGGGCACCGCGCTCATCGGATCGCTGCTGGTCGGAGCCCTCGCCCACGCCTTCACCACGGAAGTGGAGAGCAACCCGCACCTGTCGGAGCAGACGCGGCAGAAGACGAGCGTCGCCCTGGAGGCGGGCATCGGCTTCGTCTCCACCGACCAGGTGCGCACGGCGGCCGAGCAGGCCGGACTCCCGCCCGCCGAGGTCGACGCGCTCACGGACTCGTACGCCGACGCGCAGCTCGACGGACTCAAGGCGGGGATCCTCGCCGCCGGAGGGATCACCCTGGCCAGTCTCCTGGTCACCTCGCATCTGCCGGGTCGGCCCTCCCGTCGTCCGGAGCCGTCGCGCGTCGACGCGACCTGA
- a CDS encoding HdeD family acid-resistance protein, protein MTMPSGGDSAAALSALGRSWTWLLGSAVATLVPGVLVLVWPDETLHVLAVLIGLYLLVTGAFRFVAVFAREDHGERLPGLLLSVLYVLPGVLCLRNPLQTIATLSLIVGVVWLVSGVLTLYTALAARDLPHRGFVLAVALLAVVAGIVVLALPTESARALTRLLGLWLVLIGLAEVAMALAWRAALRRAGLTGAPEPERSGEDSGPGITRPG, encoded by the coding sequence ATGACCATGCCGTCCGGCGGAGACTCCGCCGCCGCACTCTCCGCCCTCGGCCGCTCCTGGACCTGGCTGCTCGGGTCGGCCGTCGCCACGCTCGTCCCGGGCGTCCTGGTGCTGGTGTGGCCCGACGAGACACTGCACGTCCTGGCGGTGCTCATCGGGCTGTATCTGCTGGTGACGGGGGCGTTCCGGTTCGTCGCGGTGTTCGCCCGCGAGGATCACGGCGAACGGCTGCCCGGACTGCTGCTGTCCGTGCTGTACGTCCTCCCGGGCGTGCTGTGTCTGCGCAACCCCCTGCAGACCATCGCCACGCTCTCCCTGATCGTCGGGGTCGTCTGGCTGGTGTCGGGCGTCCTCACCCTCTACACCGCCCTGGCCGCCCGGGACCTGCCGCACCGGGGCTTCGTCCTGGCCGTCGCCCTGCTCGCCGTCGTCGCGGGGATCGTCGTCCTGGCCCTGCCCACCGAGTCGGCCCGGGCGCTGACCCGGCTGCTCGGGCTGTGGCTGGTCCTGATCGGCCTGGCCGAGGTGGCCATGGCCCTCGCCTGGCGGGCGGCCCTGCGCAGGGCGGGCCTCACCGGTGCGCCGGAGCCCGAGCGGAGCGGCGAGGACTCCGGGCCCGGGATCACCCGCCCGGGGTGA
- a CDS encoding SHOCT domain-containing protein, which yields MTGDTYLAYDYPLLSAFWTMLIFFLWIMWFVLLFRVVVDIFRDDDLSGWAKAGWLVFCICLPFLGVFVYVVARGKNMGRRERAQAKEQQRQFDDYIRETAKGTGPTSSVDELARLSEIKARGDITDEEFDRAKQLVLSGHGTAHRG from the coding sequence ATGACCGGGGACACGTACCTCGCCTACGACTATCCGCTGCTCAGCGCCTTCTGGACCATGCTGATCTTCTTCCTGTGGATCATGTGGTTCGTGCTGCTGTTCCGGGTCGTCGTGGACATCTTCCGCGACGACGACCTCAGCGGCTGGGCCAAGGCCGGCTGGCTGGTGTTCTGCATCTGCCTGCCGTTCCTCGGCGTGTTCGTCTACGTCGTCGCGCGCGGGAAGAACATGGGCCGCCGGGAGAGGGCGCAGGCGAAGGAACAGCAGCGGCAGTTCGACGACTACATCCGCGAGACCGCCAAGGGCACCGGCCCCACCAGCAGCGTGGACGAACTGGCCAGGCTCTCCGAGATCAAGGCCCGCGGGGACATCACGGACGAGGAGTTCGACCGCGCGAAGCAGCTCGTCCTGAGCGGGCACGGCACGGCGCACCGCGGCTGA
- a CDS encoding DUF7144 family membrane protein, whose amino-acid sequence MTTNPTRAHETRRHWAEGLTAFAAVTLMIAGVLDIFRGIMGIAEDDIFVTTRSYVFRFDVTGWGWVHLILGAVAVIISLGLFQTAMWARVGGVAIASLIIIANFLSLPYYPVWSVVMIAFSAFVIWALCVVRPDRYA is encoded by the coding sequence ATGACGACCAATCCGACGCGCGCGCACGAGACCAGGCGGCACTGGGCCGAGGGTCTGACGGCGTTCGCCGCAGTCACGCTCATGATCGCCGGAGTGCTCGACATCTTCCGCGGGATCATGGGGATCGCCGAGGACGACATCTTCGTCACGACACGCAGCTACGTCTTCCGGTTCGACGTCACCGGCTGGGGCTGGGTCCATCTGATCCTCGGAGCGGTCGCGGTGATCATCAGTCTGGGCCTGTTCCAGACGGCGATGTGGGCCCGCGTCGGTGGTGTGGCCATCGCGAGCCTCATCATCATCGCCAACTTCCTCTCCCTGCCGTACTACCCGGTCTGGTCGGTGGTGATGATCGCGTTCTCCGCGTTCGTCATCTGGGCCCTGTGCGTCGTGCGACCCGACCGGTACGCCTAG
- a CDS encoding class II glutamine amidotransferase has translation MCRWLAYSGTPILLDTILYKPAHSLIDQSLHSRMGVETTNGDGFGIGWYAADSDDHAPAVFRDVGPAWSNRNLREIACHVRSPLFFAHIRATTGTAVQQTNCHPFRHGRWLWMHNGAITDFHRIRRDLALAVDPELFLDMEGSTDSEMMFYLALTFGLEKDPPSAVERMAGFVERVGHDHDVEFPLQMTVSVTDGERLWGFRYSSQGKSRSLFYSTAVETLRQLHPDVAFLRGVSDDTRLVVSEPLGDLPGAWNEVPESSYGIVEPGVDQLHHFTPQAA, from the coding sequence ATGTGCCGATGGCTGGCCTACTCGGGAACCCCCATCCTGCTCGACACGATCCTGTACAAGCCGGCGCACTCGCTGATCGACCAGAGTCTGCACTCCCGGATGGGCGTCGAGACGACCAACGGCGACGGCTTCGGGATCGGCTGGTACGCGGCCGACTCCGACGACCACGCCCCGGCCGTCTTCCGGGACGTCGGGCCGGCCTGGAGCAACCGCAACCTGCGGGAGATCGCCTGTCACGTCCGCTCCCCGCTGTTCTTCGCCCATATCCGGGCCACGACCGGCACGGCCGTGCAGCAGACCAACTGCCATCCCTTCCGGCACGGCCGCTGGTTGTGGATGCACAACGGGGCGATCACCGATTTCCACCGGATACGGCGTGACCTCGCGCTCGCCGTCGACCCGGAGCTCTTCCTCGACATGGAGGGCTCGACGGACTCCGAGATGATGTTCTACCTGGCGCTCACCTTCGGCCTGGAGAAGGACCCGCCGTCCGCCGTCGAGCGGATGGCGGGGTTCGTGGAACGGGTCGGGCACGACCACGACGTGGAGTTCCCGCTGCAGATGACGGTCTCCGTCACCGACGGGGAGCGGCTGTGGGGCTTCCGCTACTCCAGTCAGGGAAAGTCCCGTTCGCTCTTCTACAGCACCGCCGTGGAGACCCTGCGCCAGCTCCACCCCGACGTCGCCTTCCTGCGCGGAGTCTCCGACGACACCCGGCTCGTCGTCTCCGAACCGCTCGGCGATCTGCCCGGGGCCTGGAACGAGGTGCCCGAGAGCAGTTACGGCATCGTCGAGCCGGGAGTCGACCAACTGCACCACTTCACCCCCCAGGCGGCCTAG
- a CDS encoding SDR family NAD(P)-dependent oxidoreductase, which produces MTSQRGPHSYLSDLFSLDGLVAVVTGGSSGIGRAIAGALARAGASVVVVARRESELVATVEELTAESCRAAWVGGDLGTRDGVRAAAEAAAAVFGEPDILVNSAGVNLRPPMGELGEDVWDATMAVNLEAPHLLGQRFGPGMAERGFGRIIHLTSQQAHRAFVQSGAYGVSKGALESLARSQAEAWSPHGVTCNTLVPGFVMTPLNTRLSSDPERVAALAARTMVGRNGLAEDFAGAAVFLASRASGYVTGQAIFVDGGFSVH; this is translated from the coding sequence ATGACATCGCAGCGCGGCCCGCACTCCTACCTCTCCGACCTGTTCTCGCTGGACGGCCTGGTCGCCGTGGTGACGGGAGGCAGTTCCGGCATCGGCCGGGCCATCGCCGGCGCGCTCGCGCGGGCCGGGGCGAGTGTGGTCGTCGTCGCGCGCCGGGAGTCGGAACTGGTCGCCACCGTCGAGGAGTTGACGGCGGAGAGCTGCCGGGCCGCCTGGGTGGGCGGCGACCTCGGAACGCGGGACGGCGTGCGCGCGGCGGCGGAGGCGGCGGCCGCCGTGTTCGGGGAGCCGGACATCCTCGTCAACAGCGCCGGCGTCAACCTGCGGCCCCCGATGGGCGAGCTGGGCGAGGACGTCTGGGACGCCACCATGGCCGTGAACCTGGAGGCGCCCCATCTGCTGGGCCAGCGGTTCGGCCCCGGCATGGCCGAGCGGGGCTTCGGACGGATCATCCACCTGACGTCCCAGCAGGCGCACCGGGCCTTCGTCCAGAGCGGGGCCTACGGGGTGTCCAAGGGGGCGCTGGAGTCGCTGGCCCGCTCCCAGGCCGAGGCCTGGTCGCCGCACGGCGTCACCTGCAACACCCTGGTGCCCGGGTTCGTCATGACCCCGCTCAACACCCGGTTGTCGTCCGACCCGGAGCGGGTGGCGGCGCTGGCCGCGCGCACCATGGTCGGTCGCAACGGGCTGGCCGAGGACTTCGCGGGAGCGGCGGTGTTCCTGGCCTCCCGTGCCTCCGGCTATGTCACCGGGCAGGCGATCTTCGTCGACGGAGGGTTCTCCGTCCACTGA
- a CDS encoding PadR family transcriptional regulator, protein MRTHGFERGHGQDGPFGGRGGRGGRRAAFGPFGPGGPGFGPGGPGFGPGGPGFGPGPWGGRGRGGPRGRARRGDVRASILALLKDRPMHGYEMIQEIAERSGGAWKPSPGSVYPTLQLLEDEGLISSESEGGKKLFSLTDEGRTAAEGGPEAPWEEATRGVDWEALGEIRQAGFGLMEAFGQVWKTGSKEQREKALTVINEARKKLYLILADED, encoded by the coding sequence ATGCGTACCCACGGATTCGAGCGTGGACACGGACAGGACGGCCCCTTCGGCGGCCGCGGTGGACGGGGCGGACGACGTGCCGCCTTCGGTCCCTTCGGGCCGGGCGGCCCCGGCTTCGGCCCCGGCGGCCCCGGTTTCGGTCCGGGCGGACCGGGCTTCGGCCCCGGCCCCTGGGGCGGCCGAGGGCGCGGCGGGCCCAGGGGGAGGGCGCGGCGCGGTGACGTACGGGCCTCGATCCTGGCCCTGCTCAAGGACCGTCCGATGCACGGTTACGAGATGATCCAGGAGATCGCCGAGCGCAGCGGCGGGGCGTGGAAGCCCAGCCCGGGCTCGGTGTACCCGACCCTCCAGCTCCTGGAGGACGAGGGCCTGATCAGCAGTGAGAGCGAAGGCGGCAAGAAGCTGTTCTCGCTCACCGACGAGGGCCGCACGGCGGCCGAGGGTGGTCCGGAGGCCCCCTGGGAAGAGGCCACGCGTGGCGTCGACTGGGAGGCGCTCGGCGAGATCCGCCAGGCCGGCTTCGGGCTGATGGAGGCCTTCGGGCAGGTCTGGAAGACCGGCAGCAAGGAGCAGCGCGAGAAGGCGCTCACGGTCATCAACGAGGCCCGCAAGAAGCTGTACCTCATCCTCGCCGACGAGGACTGA
- a CDS encoding type II toxin-antitoxin system Rv0910 family toxin encodes MAEVSAEARIQAPAEKVWAQLTDWPAYGEWNATHTNFPRGGPETLEVGATFQENMKLMGFPAEVEWTVAELEPARVLVIRGKGPMAVSVATRYTLTPDGDATTVRIDGEFTGAAVSLMAGKLKDSGTAALNESLRKLGGLVA; translated from the coding sequence ATGGCCGAAGTCAGCGCGGAGGCACGCATCCAGGCACCGGCCGAGAAGGTGTGGGCCCAGCTCACCGACTGGCCGGCGTACGGGGAGTGGAACGCGACCCACACCAACTTCCCCCGGGGCGGCCCCGAGACCCTGGAGGTGGGCGCGACCTTCCAGGAGAACATGAAGCTGATGGGCTTCCCTGCCGAGGTCGAGTGGACGGTCGCGGAGCTGGAGCCGGCCCGGGTGCTGGTGATCCGCGGCAAGGGCCCGATGGCGGTGTCCGTCGCCACGCGCTACACCCTCACCCCGGACGGGGACGCCACGACGGTCCGCATCGACGGCGAGTTCACGGGCGCGGCCGTGTCGCTGATGGCGGGCAAGCTGAAGGACTCGGGAACGGCCGCCCTGAACGAGTCGCTGCGCAAGCTGGGCGGGCTGGTGGCCTGA
- a CDS encoding Clp protease N-terminal domain-containing protein, translating to MQSRIPRQSTNDQATHGTDDDPRLDAESAAALAAARRRAVRDGDRQIDTAHLLHSLLEHDPRVRAVFGDGPQLARLLGYLVQRSIGYGLRWQSGVEDSGALPVVPLVEGFSPLAAAALEQACGRRAGPRVRGLELLAAIVTDRQARAVEVLTHAGVDVYELRARIDETLTAPQSAEYASGPEPAF from the coding sequence GTGCAATCCCGTATTCCCCGGCAGTCGACGAACGACCAGGCGACGCACGGGACGGACGACGACCCGAGACTCGACGCGGAGTCCGCGGCGGCACTCGCCGCTGCCCGCCGCCGGGCGGTGCGCGACGGGGACCGTCAGATCGACACCGCCCACCTCCTGCACTCCCTGCTCGAACACGACCCCCGGGTCCGAGCCGTCTTCGGCGACGGGCCCCAGCTCGCCCGGCTGCTCGGCTATCTCGTCCAGCGCAGCATCGGCTACGGCCTGCGCTGGCAGAGCGGTGTCGAGGACTCCGGGGCGCTGCCCGTCGTCCCGCTGGTCGAGGGGTTCTCTCCGCTCGCGGCCGCCGCGCTGGAACAGGCGTGCGGCCGACGCGCCGGTCCGCGGGTCCGCGGACTCGAACTGCTCGCGGCGATCGTCACGGACCGGCAGGCGCGGGCCGTCGAGGTCCTCACCCACGCCGGGGTCGACGTGTACGAGCTGCGCGCCCGGATCGACGAGACCCTCACGGCGCCCCAGTCGGCGGAGTACGCCTCAGGTCCCGAGCCGGCTTTCTGA
- a CDS encoding EamA family transporter, whose protein sequence is MRTSVSSQGGRGKGIGLGLAVGSAIAFGGSGVAAKPLIEAGLDPLHVVWLRVTGAALVMLPLAVRHRALLRRRPALLAGFGLLAVAGVQAFYFASISRMPVAVSLLLEYLAPALVLGWVRFVQRRPVTRAAAVGVVLAVGGLTCVVEVWSGLRFDALGLVLALAAACCQVGYFVLADQGGDSGDDAPDPLGVIAYGLLIGSLVLTVVARPWGLDFSVLTGTADLDGTRVPAWLLLVWIVLIATVVAYVTGVVSVRRLSPQVAGVVACLEAVVATVLAWVLLGEHLSAPQLAGGAMVLLGAYIAQSSAPAKGSPRPVAGVGPERDPSAHETAV, encoded by the coding sequence GTGCGTACGTCAGTGAGCAGTCAGGGCGGCCGCGGCAAGGGCATCGGGCTCGGGCTGGCGGTCGGGTCGGCGATCGCCTTCGGTGGATCGGGGGTCGCGGCCAAGCCGCTGATCGAGGCGGGGCTCGACCCGCTGCACGTGGTGTGGCTGCGGGTGACCGGCGCCGCCCTCGTGATGCTGCCCCTCGCCGTGCGGCACCGTGCGCTGCTGCGCCGTCGGCCCGCGCTGCTCGCCGGGTTCGGTCTGCTCGCGGTGGCCGGGGTCCAGGCCTTCTACTTCGCGTCGATCTCCCGGATGCCGGTCGCGGTCTCGCTGCTCCTGGAGTACCTCGCGCCCGCCCTGGTGCTCGGCTGGGTGCGGTTCGTGCAGCGGCGGCCGGTGACCCGTGCCGCCGCGGTCGGAGTGGTCCTCGCGGTGGGCGGGCTCACCTGTGTCGTCGAGGTGTGGTCGGGACTGCGCTTCGACGCCCTGGGGCTGGTGCTCGCGCTGGCCGCCGCCTGCTGCCAGGTCGGCTACTTCGTCCTGGCCGACCAGGGCGGCGACTCCGGCGACGACGCACCCGACCCGCTCGGCGTGATCGCGTACGGCCTGCTGATCGGCTCGCTCGTCCTCACCGTCGTCGCCCGCCCCTGGGGCCTGGACTTCTCCGTGCTCACGGGCACCGCCGACCTGGACGGCACCCGGGTCCCGGCCTGGCTGCTGCTGGTGTGGATCGTGCTGATCGCCACGGTCGTCGCGTATGTGACCGGAGTGGTCTCCGTGCGCCGGCTCTCCCCGCAGGTCGCGGGTGTCGTGGCCTGTCTGGAGGCGGTCGTCGCGACCGTGCTGGCCTGGGTCCTGCTGGGCGAGCACCTCTCGGCGCCGCAGCTCGCGGGCGGCGCGATGGTGCTGCTCGGCGCGTACATCGCCCAGTCGTCCGCGCCCGCCAAGGGCTCCCCGCGGCCGGTCGCGGGCGTCGGGCCCGAGCGGGATCCGTCCGCCCACGAGACCGCCGTCTGA